From the genome of Sphingobacterium kitahiroshimense, one region includes:
- a CDS encoding helix-turn-helix transcriptional regulator — MNIKSDIKDPKYVNRYYVTEVDSFEDSIYCHHAIIGENFITEHVHNKDQFLYTEGGVVFLKTAEKSYFLPARHYIWIPAGIRHSIHPSTPDVVMRNLYFPKYDTDQEFYKKISIYPVDDLLNELIMFTNRWNGNIFPVEEPKYSLAKAFKLLLPEVSQHELPLALPYPNNQKLKDIVTFLESRIEENVSFKTLSQKFNISERTLARLFQKELNMSFIQYYTILRMLTALKLLLDEKLSVNEVALKVGYSSLPTFSNTFNKVIGVRPSEYVKQKQLLI; from the coding sequence ATGAATATAAAAAGCGATATAAAAGATCCCAAATATGTTAATCGTTATTACGTAACAGAAGTGGATTCTTTTGAGGATAGCATCTATTGTCACCACGCTATCATTGGCGAAAATTTTATTACCGAGCATGTGCACAATAAAGATCAATTTCTTTACACAGAAGGTGGTGTTGTTTTTTTAAAAACAGCTGAGAAGTCCTATTTTCTTCCTGCAAGACATTACATCTGGATACCGGCTGGCATTCGCCACAGTATTCATCCGAGCACCCCTGATGTGGTTATGCGTAATCTTTATTTTCCAAAGTATGATACTGACCAGGAGTTCTACAAGAAGATAAGCATCTACCCTGTCGACGATCTTCTTAATGAGTTGATCATGTTCACAAACAGATGGAACGGTAATATTTTCCCTGTTGAAGAGCCTAAATATTCGCTTGCAAAAGCATTTAAATTATTATTACCTGAAGTCTCCCAGCACGAGCTGCCATTAGCACTACCCTATCCGAACAATCAAAAACTAAAAGATATCGTCACCTTTTTGGAAAGCCGCATTGAGGAAAATGTAAGCTTTAAAACACTTTCTCAAAAATTCAACATCAGCGAACGTACATTAGCGCGTCTTTTCCAGAAAGAACTCAATATGTCTTTTATACAGTATTATACAATATTAAGAATGTTAACGGCTCTTAAACTTCTTTTAGATGAAAAACTGAGTGTTAATGAAGTTGCTCTGAAAGTCGGTTATAGTAGTTTGCCGACGTTCAGTAATACCTTTAATAAAGTGATCGGTGTAAGGCCAAGCGAATATGTAAAGCAAAAACAATTGTTAATTTAA
- a CDS encoding DUF1080 domain-containing protein, with product MNYKKLFFSLAGLALCVSVGASSLNKKPKPLQLFNGKDIKNWTPKISKHEVGENYANTFRVEDGLLKVRYDGYDQFDQQYGHLFYNKEFSAYILRVQYRFVGDQANGGEGWAWRNSGAMLHGQDPKTMAKDQDFPVSIEGQLLGGDGTNERTTSNLCTPGTNVVMNNKLFTPHCVSSTSKTYHGDQWVTADFLVLGDSIIQHFVNGEKVLEYQKPQYGGGNVSHSDLPKTKAGQLLSKGTISLQSESHPIDFKKVEIYDLEPYMKNPAALKKAIAAVMEK from the coding sequence ATGAATTATAAAAAACTATTTTTTAGTTTAGCAGGACTTGCCCTGTGTGTTTCAGTTGGCGCCAGCTCACTGAACAAGAAACCAAAACCATTACAATTGTTCAATGGCAAGGATATAAAAAATTGGACGCCAAAAATCAGCAAACACGAGGTTGGAGAAAACTATGCGAATACGTTTCGTGTTGAAGATGGTTTATTAAAAGTAAGATATGATGGGTATGATCAATTTGATCAACAATATGGCCATTTATTCTACAATAAAGAATTTTCTGCTTACATCCTGCGTGTTCAATATCGTTTCGTTGGCGATCAAGCTAATGGAGGTGAAGGTTGGGCGTGGCGCAACAGTGGTGCTATGTTACATGGTCAAGATCCTAAAACAATGGCAAAAGATCAAGATTTTCCAGTTTCAATTGAAGGCCAGTTATTAGGTGGCGACGGAACAAATGAACGGACAACAAGTAATCTATGTACACCGGGTACAAATGTTGTCATGAACAATAAATTATTTACACCACATTGTGTAAGCTCTACATCGAAAACTTATCATGGAGATCAATGGGTAACAGCAGATTTTCTTGTCTTAGGAGATTCTATTATCCAACATTTTGTAAATGGAGAAAAAGTTCTCGAATATCAGAAGCCGCAATATGGCGGTGGAAATGTATCGCACTCTGACCTTCCAAAAACAAAAGCGGGGCAACTACTCAGTAAAGGAACAATCTCTCTTCAAAGCGAGAGTCATCCTATAGACTTTAAAAAGGTTGAGATTTACGATTTAGAACCTTATATGAAAAACCCAGCGGCTCTGAAAAAGGCAATTGCAGCGGTAATGGAAAAATAA
- a CDS encoding DUF4252 domain-containing protein — protein sequence MKTILLVLALLCSSLAHAQLSKLDEIFEQYKEGKGVTSIKIGKPMFSMLNKMKLSDNEVNSIKPLLSKINSIKMLILEEADLGVQSDVSKAIGKLKYEELITINSEGNKIKFLAEDTATDVIKNLLLSIQSEGSTIFMILDGKVSYDDVNKLVNTKQ from the coding sequence ATGAAAACGATATTATTAGTATTAGCGCTATTGTGTTCAAGTTTGGCACATGCTCAACTATCGAAATTAGATGAGATCTTCGAGCAATATAAAGAAGGAAAAGGGGTGACTTCTATTAAAATTGGTAAGCCTATGTTCAGCATGCTGAATAAGATGAAATTATCCGATAATGAAGTGAATAGTATAAAACCATTGCTTTCTAAAATAAACAGTATTAAGATGCTGATCTTAGAAGAGGCAGATCTAGGAGTGCAATCTGATGTATCAAAAGCTATTGGCAAATTGAAATACGAAGAATTGATCACCATTAATTCGGAAGGTAATAAAATTAAATTTTTAGCAGAAGATACAGCAACGGATGTTATCAAAAATCTATTGCTCAGTATTCAATCTGAAGGAAGTACGATTTTTATGATCCTGGATGGTAAGGTGAGCTACGATGATGTAAATAAATTGGTCAATACTAAACAATAG
- the sucD gene encoding succinate--CoA ligase subunit alpha yields the protein MSVLVNKDSKVVVQGFTGTEGTYHASQMIEYGTNVVGGVTPGKGGQTHLDRPVFNTVKDAVEKAGANVSIIFVPPAFAADAIMEAAEAGIEVIVCITEGIPTKDMIQVKSYLSDKNSRLIGPNCPGIITADEAKIGIMPGFIFKKGNVGIVSKSGTLTYEAVDQTVKAGLGITTAIGIGGDPIIGTTTKEAVELLMNDPETEAIIMIGEIGGGMEAEAALWIKENGTKPVVGFIAGQTAPPGRRMGHAGAIVGGADDTAAAKMKIMAECGIRVVQSPAEIGKAIAEELAKKN from the coding sequence ATGAGTGTATTAGTTAATAAAGATTCAAAAGTAGTTGTTCAAGGTTTCACTGGAACAGAAGGTACTTATCATGCTAGTCAAATGATCGAGTACGGAACAAACGTAGTTGGTGGTGTTACACCAGGAAAAGGTGGTCAAACACATTTAGACCGTCCCGTATTCAATACTGTTAAAGATGCTGTAGAAAAAGCTGGTGCTAACGTTTCTATTATTTTCGTACCTCCTGCATTTGCAGCAGATGCGATTATGGAAGCTGCAGAAGCAGGTATCGAAGTAATCGTATGTATCACTGAAGGTATTCCTACTAAAGATATGATTCAAGTAAAATCTTACTTGAGTGACAAAAATTCTCGTTTAATCGGACCAAACTGTCCAGGTATCATCACTGCTGATGAAGCTAAAATTGGTATCATGCCAGGTTTCATCTTCAAAAAAGGTAATGTTGGTATTGTTTCTAAATCAGGAACATTAACTTACGAAGCTGTTGATCAAACTGTAAAAGCTGGTCTAGGTATTACAACTGCTATCGGTATCGGTGGTGACCCAATCATTGGTACTACAACTAAAGAAGCAGTAGAATTATTAATGAATGATCCAGAAACTGAAGCGATCATCATGATCGGTGAAATCGGCGGTGGTATGGAAGCTGAAGCTGCTCTTTGGATTAAAGAAAATGGCACTAAACCAGTAGTAGGTTTCATCGCGGGTCAAACAGCGCCTCCAGGACGTCGTATGGGTCACGCTGGTGCTATTGTTGGTGGTGCTGACGATACTGCAGCTGCTAAGATGAAAATCATGGCTGAGTGTGGCATCCGTGTAGTACAATCTCCTGCTGAAATCGGAAAAGCAATCGCTGAAGAATTAGCTAAGAAAAACTAA
- a CDS encoding RNA polymerase sigma factor codes for MNQETFKTTVFIHKDRLFRFANRFLLDQDDAFDLVQEVLLKLWESRSELLKITNIEAYAMRMTKNFALNRLNREGVKTKYMAQLDQDIQKEKYPSLTRELILKFIDQLPEKQRLVMYLRDIEEYEIADIVALVGIDENAVRVNLSRARNVVKVNLTKVFDYEERRIKEIRS; via the coding sequence ATGAACCAAGAAACCTTTAAAACGACAGTCTTCATCCATAAGGATCGGTTATTTCGTTTTGCAAATAGGTTTTTGCTAGATCAGGATGATGCGTTTGATTTGGTTCAGGAAGTATTATTGAAGTTATGGGAATCGAGGAGTGAACTTTTAAAAATTACGAATATCGAAGCTTATGCGATGCGAATGACAAAAAACTTTGCCTTGAATAGATTAAATAGAGAGGGGGTCAAAACAAAATATATGGCACAACTTGATCAAGATATTCAAAAAGAAAAGTATCCTTCCTTAACTAGAGAACTTATCTTAAAATTCATAGATCAGCTCCCTGAAAAGCAAAGACTGGTGATGTATCTCAGAGATATTGAGGAATATGAAATTGCAGACATTGTTGCCTTGGTCGGAATAGATGAAAATGCAGTGCGCGTAAATTTATCGCGAGCTCGAAATGTGGTAAAAGTCAATTTGACAAAAGTATTTGATTATGAAGAAAGAAGAATTAAAGAAATTAGAAGCTAA
- the rpsT gene encoding 30S ribosomal protein S20, whose amino-acid sequence MANHKSAIKRIRANATKRLRNRYQAKTTRNAIKKLRTSASAEEAKTLLPRVISMLDRLAKKNVIHKKKASNNKSKLTKFVNGLV is encoded by the coding sequence ATGGCAAATCATAAATCAGCGATCAAAAGAATTAGAGCAAACGCTACAAAGCGTTTAAGAAACCGTTACCAAGCAAAAACTACTCGTAACGCAATTAAAAAATTACGCACTTCTGCTTCAGCAGAAGAAGCTAAAACTTTATTGCCTCGTGTAATTTCTATGCTTGATCGTTTGGCTAAGAAAAATGTAATCCACAAGAAAAAAGCTTCTAACAACAAATCTAAGTTAACTAAATTTGTTAACGGTTTAGTTTAA
- a CDS encoding DUF4252 domain-containing protein, whose translation MKHSIIIGAVLLFCLTLQSCFVKTSPNMSFVSKRDLSSDTEVASIRVPMFLTKAFIKGKIKELDEEDAIAALALRKIKKLKIMTISGNKKDNLMSKFNAYLAKNNFEEMMSLYSEGSKITINTEMKKDHVKRVLLGIADEEDYVFVDIKADLDLNELSKMIEYYEKKNNKTKIIN comes from the coding sequence ATGAAGCATTCAATAATTATAGGAGCCGTTTTACTCTTTTGTCTGACCTTGCAAAGTTGTTTTGTGAAAACAAGTCCAAACATGTCTTTTGTGAGTAAGAGAGACCTCTCAAGTGATACAGAAGTTGCATCAATAAGGGTACCGATGTTTTTAACAAAAGCATTTATTAAAGGTAAAATAAAAGAATTAGATGAAGAGGATGCGATTGCGGCATTGGCCTTACGGAAAATCAAGAAGTTAAAGATCATGACAATTTCTGGAAATAAAAAAGATAATCTCATGAGTAAGTTTAATGCTTATCTAGCTAAAAATAATTTTGAAGAAATGATGAGTTTATATAGTGAAGGATCAAAAATTACGATTAATACAGAGATGAAGAAAGATCATGTGAAGCGTGTGTTATTGGGGATCGCAGATGAGGAGGACTATGTTTTTGTTGATATTAAGGCTGATCTGGATTTAAATGAGTTATCCAAAATGATCGAGTATTACGAAAAGAAAAATAATAAAACTAAAATAATAAACTAG
- a CDS encoding RNA methyltransferase, translated as MQKLSMDQLQRADVETFKNQEKTAITLVLDNVRSMHNVGSAFRTADGFAIEKIFLCGITATPPHREIEKTALGATQTIPWEHVEETTEAIKTLKELGYTIIAIEQAENSVLLQNFRHAKDAKYALIFGNEVNGVDEEVMTLVDYCIEIPQFGTKHSFNVSVTIGIVTWDFIQKSKFS; from the coding sequence ATGCAAAAATTATCCATGGATCAGCTGCAACGTGCTGATGTTGAAACATTCAAAAACCAAGAGAAAACAGCTATCACACTCGTTCTAGACAATGTGAGAAGTATGCATAATGTCGGATCAGCTTTTAGAACGGCTGACGGATTTGCAATAGAAAAAATATTCTTATGTGGTATCACGGCTACACCTCCACATCGCGAAATTGAAAAAACAGCTTTAGGTGCGACACAAACGATTCCATGGGAACATGTCGAGGAAACTACGGAAGCAATTAAAACTTTAAAAGAATTGGGGTATACCATTATTGCGATCGAACAAGCCGAAAACAGTGTACTATTACAAAACTTTAGACATGCAAAAGATGCTAAGTATGCTTTAATATTTGGCAATGAAGTGAATGGTGTCGATGAAGAAGTCATGACATTAGTGGATTATTGTATCGAAATTCCGCAATTTGGCACAAAACATTCCTTCAATGTATCTGTCACAATTGGCATCGTAACTTGGGATTTTATTCAAAAAAGTAAGTTCTCTTAA